TTCCGGTCAGGACTTGAAAGAGGTAGTTGAGTGGATGGAGATACCGGCTGATAAGCGTTCTGCTCAACCGTTACCAGAAATCAACCCGATGCGTGGAATGCGGGTATGGAAGCCCTTCATAGCTGCGATCAATGGCATTTGCACCGGTGGCGGGTTGGAGTTGGCTATGGCCTGTGATATCAGGATTGCTGCTGATACCGCCAGGCTGGGCCTGGCTGAGGTGAAGCAGAGTGTTATACCTGCCAATAGCGGCACTCAGAAACTGATTCGTTTGGTGCCCTTTGGGAAGGCTTTGGAGATGCTGATCACGGGGGATTTTATCGATGCCCAGGAAGCATATCGCGTAGGGCTGGTGAATAAGGTGGTTCCATTTGCCCAGCTTATGACGGAGGCAGAGGCGCTGGCCAACCGGATCTGTGAGAATGGGCCTGTGGCCGTGAGGGCGGTAAAGGAATTGGCCTACCGCGGCATCGAGGTGCCCCTGGCTGAAGGACTGCGCCTCGAAATAGAGATGAGCAAGAAGCTGTCCCTAACAGAGGATTCGCAAGAAGGGGCGCGTGCCTTTGGCGAGAAAAGGAAGCCAGCCTGGAAGGGAAGATAGGATCCTTTGTTCTTTGGGTAATTGTGGGCGGACAAGGCAGCGAGCGTAGGATTATAGGGGAAGACAGGCTTTCATTGCTTGGGATTTATCTCCATCTCTACCTGAATCGCATCTTTTAGCAGGCGGAGATCGAAATAGCCTGATATCCTTGGCTTACCGTTGATCAGCAACAGGGGCAGTTTCGAGAGTCGCGCCATTTCAGCAATCTCGGGGTGTGAATTGCTGATAGAGGAATTGCCCAGGTCAAGGTATTCCAACCGGATTCCTTTGCCATAGAGCTTCCTTAAAAGCTCAGTGGTGGATGCTATTTCTCCTGGTGATGAGAGGTCCAGCCCACAGCAGCCCGCACACTTCTTGCTCCGTGTATCGTCAATGATGGTGACCTGGATCAAGGGCTGGTGTTTCAAATCTCTCCCCGATTTCATTGACTCGCAAACAGCTATACTTCCCCCACCTGCTTAACGAAGCTTTTGAGCATCGGTTGATATTGAGGATAAAACGAAACCCAATAGTGGCAGCAATGATGCTGCCACTGGTCTATTTAGCGGCAATTATTCTACCCGGACACCCCTTGACTCTACAGGGTCCAGCTTCCAGATCTTCTCCTGGCTGGCATCGATGTAGTAATCGATATTCTTACCACAATCTACGCACTTAGCGCTTATTCTCCCTGCAAAGCCAGTTGCAGCCGTACCCAGGAGCAACCCACCCTGGGTGGCATAGCAATCAGGGCAGGTGCCGACGATATGCACGCTTCCTGTTCCACATGAAAGCCAGCGCATTATCATAGTGTTGAACCTCCTTATCATGGTTTCACCCCATTCCTATTTCTACAGTCTATGATAATCCG
The DNA window shown above is from Chloroflexota bacterium and carries:
- a CDS encoding enoyl-CoA hydratase-related protein, encoding MSALVYEKKGRIAYITLNRPEVRNAMNAEVWDGLIKAWTDVGNDPEVWVAIVTGAGDKAFCSGQDLKEVVEWMEIPADKRSAQPLPEINPMRGMRVWKPFIAAINGICTGGGLELAMACDIRIAADTARLGLAEVKQSVIPANSGTQKLIRLVPFGKALEMLITGDFIDAQEAYRVGLVNKVVPFAQLMTEAEALANRICENGPVAVRAVKELAYRGIEVPLAEGLRLEIEMSKKLSLTEDSQEGARAFGEKRKPAWKGR